In Eucalyptus grandis isolate ANBG69807.140 chromosome 4, ASM1654582v1, whole genome shotgun sequence, the following proteins share a genomic window:
- the LOC104441315 gene encoding chaperone protein DnaJ codes for MATTKPLLLLLRLPAAVRLETKRAPPDGNGGIPLPPASSSNLRRPALSLSKPSWVVRTESNVHREARTKPEPPCVVCRGSGRIDCHRCRGKGRTNHVHLKMLPKGEWPKWCRTCGGSGLEYCSRCLGTGEYRYIMGFQFMKRETKESAGSEKNQNEANEDCRSTADRLLNGD; via the exons ATGGCGACGACGAagccccttcttcttcttcttcgtcttccagCAGCTGTACGGCTGGAGACGAAGAGGGCTCCCCCGGACGGAAACGGCGGAATCCCACTTCCTCCCGCCAGCAGCAGCAACCTTCGGAGGCCcgcgctttctctctctaagccTTCTTGGGTCGTCAGGACGGAG TCGAACGTGCACAGGGAGGCTCGAACCAAGCCGGAACCCCCTTGCGTCGTCTGCCGTGGGAGCGGAAGGATCGATTGTCACCGTTGCCGCGGaaaag GAAGGACAAACCATGTTCACCTGAAGATGCTTCCAAAAGGGGAGTGGCCAAAATG GTGCCGGACATGTGGTGGCAGTGGCCTTGAATACTGCTCACGATGCCTTGGCACCGGAGAATACAGGTATATAATGGGCTTCCAGTTTATGAAGAGGGAGACTAAAGAGAGTGCAGGCagtgaaaaaaatcagaatgaaGCAAATGAAGATTGTCGAAGTACTGCCGATCGACTCCTCAATGGTGACTAG